One genomic window of bacterium includes the following:
- a CDS encoding HAMP domain-containing histidine kinase, whose amino-acid sequence MLEQEFHKTRLKIAGVFFLTIFSLIFITNIISLTRENILLREFEEFRIANLPRFRNMVNQNAPAFEDEFKEKIAARQSKVVITTVILQVLLSLFGAIISYFVSGIVLSPIKKNVENQKKFLKFASHELRTPITAINLISESEDSSKMQSIKEESEKLENLTNKYLELLTNENKTETEDIYLHDFINYVLKDFSRTIQERSLNIENLVQTDFLINANRTSLYAVLRNMLENAVKYNMQNGFLRITLELELVILRIENSIGENTTSIKGYGVGTEIIKYHCGLRNWKYISQNEKKSALSYIQKINFKN is encoded by the coding sequence ATGTTGGAACAAGAATTTCATAAAACAAGGTTGAAAATAGCTGGAGTTTTCTTTTTGACTATATTTAGTCTTATTTTTATTACAAACATTATCTCTCTAACTAGAGAAAATATTCTTTTACGAGAATTCGAAGAGTTTCGAATCGCAAATTTGCCGAGATTTAGAAATATGGTCAATCAAAATGCACCTGCATTTGAAGATGAATTCAAAGAAAAGATAGCAGCCAGACAAAGTAAAGTTGTAATAACTACAGTTATACTTCAAGTATTGTTATCATTGTTCGGAGCAATTATTTCCTACTTCGTCTCAGGTATAGTCTTAAGTCCAATTAAAAAGAATGTAGAGAATCAAAAAAAGTTTTTGAAGTTTGCATCTCATGAACTACGTACTCCAATCACAGCTATAAATCTGATTTCGGAATCTGAAGATTCATCGAAAATGCAAAGCATTAAAGAAGAATCTGAGAAATTGGAGAATTTGACAAATAAGTATCTTGAACTTTTGACTAACGAAAATAAGACTGAAACTGAAGATATTTACTTACACGACTTTATAAACTATGTATTGAAAGATTTTTCTAGAACTATCCAGGAACGAAGTTTGAATATTGAAAACTTGGTTCAAACTGACTTTTTGATCAATGCAAACAGAACTAGTCTTTATGCAGTATTGAGAAATATGCTTGAAAATGCTGTCAAGTACAATATGCAAAATGGTTTTCTGAGAATTACCCTTGAGCTTGAGTTGGTGATCTTGCGAATTGAAAATTCTATCGGAGAAAATACAACATCAATAAAAGGTTATGGAGTAGGTACTGAGATTATCAAGTATCACTGCGGACTTAGGAATTGGAAGTATATATCTCAAAATGAGAAAAAAAGTGCTTTGTCATATATTCAAAAAATAAATTTCAAAAACTAG
- a CDS encoding doxx family protein, protein MQFINLYIRITLFVVYAYFGVWKIFGLSPAEALVTELYNKTLSSFLSIGSFLVILGIVEVLIGMGFLLITGKFLKLVICIFSLHTVTTFATLVLLPHTAFSPFPIPTLVGQYVIKNLALIGLVLVLHKTNTSLE, encoded by the coding sequence ATGCAATTTATAAACTTATACATCAGAATTACATTGTTTGTAGTTTATGCTTACTTTGGAGTTTGGAAGATTTTTGGCTTAAGTCCAGCAGAAGCATTGGTAACAGAACTATACAACAAGACTTTGAGTAGCTTTTTGTCAATCGGAAGTTTTTTGGTAATTCTCGGAATTGTTGAAGTCTTGATTGGGATGGGATTTCTTCTGATTACAGGAAAATTTTTGAAACTTGTCATATGCATATTTTCTCTACATACGGTGACTACTTTCGCAACATTGGTGCTTTTGCCACATACAGCATTTTCTCCTTTCCCTATACCTACTCTAGTTGGGCAGTATGTGATCAAGAACCTTGCGTTGATTGGGCTAGTTTTAGTACTGCATAAGACAAATACCAGTTTGGAATGA
- a CDS encoding RNA-binding protein: MDTNNNKLYVGNLSWNTTDDVLLEAFSKAGEVESAQVIKDNMSGRSKGFGFVTMKNNSDVQSAIDMWNGKDLDGREIVVNISKPREDRPRRTFGGNSNGGYRGGQDRNRGSFRRSY; this comes from the coding sequence ATGGATACAAATAACAATAAACTATATGTAGGAAACCTTTCATGGAACACTACAGATGATGTCTTACTAGAAGCTTTTTCAAAAGCAGGAGAAGTAGAATCAGCACAAGTAATCAAAGATAATATGTCAGGACGATCAAAGGGATTTGGCTTCGTTACTATGAAGAACAATTCTGATGTCCAGTCTGCAATAGATATGTGGAATGGCAAAGATCTAGATGGTAGAGAGATAGTTGTAAATATTTCAAAACCAAGAGAAGATAGACCAAGAAGAACTTTTGGTGGAAATTCTAATGGTGGATATAGAGGCGGACAAGATAGAAACAGAGGTTCATTTAGAAGAAGTTACTAA
- a CDS encoding class I tRNA ligase family protein, whose amino-acid sequence MSDNNSNHQPHQNPHDKLSQISGLTGQYDFKTNEKEILKYWEENGLYESVEITKGEFNRDEYWTLVCPPPNAYDRPHMGNLSGYTYMDMMARYQRMRGKKVIMLPGKDHAGLEGEAVFIRDQLTPQGKKKSDFTRDEFFDLLYKQQQEFIKSIQQDEKLTGLSADFSKDLYTLDPKVVDKVLQTFVDAYKQGLIYKGTRIVNWDPAAQSAVSDSQCEREERDGKLYYIKYELAKENQFIIIATTRPETIFADTAVAVHPDDPRYKHLVSRKVKLPGLDREVPIITSKRVEMDFGTGCLKITPAHAQDDYIIMEEWNKENPENKIGYINCIDKLAQLIGPVPEKYLGKKAKVVKDEFATELTELGLLTKTEDIKQNILKSERTGAVIEQIISSQWFIKVDNLKEELKELIEPSVSVSETAPFSKEPKLRLHPHDAQNRLFAWIDNLKDWAISRSLWWGYRLPVWYKGEKVETIDSDGQVQLKLKVKDDLVDLDFANRDLVRVQIENPNLENPSFQEGASAEGDGGRLEYKNLQSQGDSFLGGSIKKSRKIFNPENFPLDRSSGLPYNPKLTDLASGNRKQMNKPEAGIWTLLKADKYGVDFHRQKIIGNYIVDFFCNELDLVIEIDGNLHDQKSEYDTKRDDYLEKQGLKVIHIWTNDIWNNLENIDIYLDNIIKERQQTFSPASRDSFLKGSIKQNQNINDIDSSSQAWIQDEEVLDTWFSSGQWPYLQLSTWDMMELYPIDCLMSAGDLLIKWDLIMMIMSLIKGLGTPFKNLYLTGLLLGKDGNKMSKSKKNGIPIESVVENYGIDSFRMNCIFKVAPFSNYQITEQTLKSFRNFNNKIWNAAKFVNEYCKVNTGEETIELNNAEDIELKNKLEELKKHYIDMMDNYKFWIISEELYLSFWNEFCDKYIEAVKKRVGEFGKDDTNLLPSASPLSMETKKQYIRFTTQDANEARSNINLIFKEYLKMLHPFVPFVTERIWKEIGEKEILVRSRI is encoded by the coding sequence ATGTCAGACAATAATTCAAATCATCAACCACATCAAAATCCACATGATAAACTGAGCCAAATTTCAGGTTTGACTGGACAATATGATTTCAAAACAAATGAAAAAGAAATCTTGAAATATTGGGAAGAAAATGGACTTTATGAATCGGTAGAAATCACTAAAGGGGAGTTCAATCGTGATGAATATTGGACACTAGTTTGTCCACCTCCGAATGCATATGACAGACCACATATGGGAAATTTGTCCGGTTACACTTACATGGATATGATGGCAAGATATCAACGAATGCGAGGTAAGAAAGTTATCATGTTACCTGGGAAAGATCATGCAGGACTTGAAGGTGAAGCAGTTTTCATCCGAGATCAACTAACTCCACAAGGAAAGAAAAAATCTGATTTCACACGAGATGAATTTTTTGATTTACTTTACAAACAACAACAAGAATTTATCAAGTCTATTCAACAAGATGAAAAGTTAACTGGACTTTCTGCTGACTTTAGTAAAGATTTGTATACTCTTGATCCAAAAGTTGTAGATAAAGTTTTGCAAACTTTTGTAGATGCATATAAACAAGGGTTGATTTACAAAGGAACTAGAATTGTGAATTGGGATCCAGCTGCGCAAAGTGCAGTTTCGGATAGCCAATGTGAAAGGGAAGAAAGGGATGGGAAGTTGTATTATATTAAGTATGAGCTGGCAAAAGAAAATCAGTTTATCATTATTGCCACAACACGCCCCGAAACGATATTTGCAGATACTGCAGTTGCTGTTCACCCTGATGATCCTAGATATAAACACTTAGTTAGTAGAAAAGTTAAGTTGCCAGGTTTAGATCGTGAAGTTCCAATTATTACCTCAAAAAGAGTTGAAATGGATTTTGGAACAGGATGTTTGAAAATTACTCCAGCTCATGCTCAAGATGATTATATAATTATGGAAGAATGGAACAAAGAGAATCCTGAGAACAAAATTGGCTACATCAATTGTATAGACAAATTGGCACAATTAATAGGTCCAGTTCCAGAAAAGTATTTAGGTAAAAAAGCAAAAGTTGTGAAGGATGAATTTGCAACAGAACTTACTGAGCTTGGATTACTTACGAAAACTGAAGATATCAAACAAAATATTTTGAAATCAGAAAGAACAGGAGCAGTAATTGAGCAAATTATCTCAAGTCAATGGTTTATAAAAGTTGATAATTTGAAAGAAGAATTGAAAGAGCTAATCGAACCTTCAGTCTCGGTTTCCGAGACAGCTCCCTTTTCAAAGGAGCCAAAGTTACGATTACATCCGCATGATGCACAAAATAGACTGTTTGCATGGATTGATAACCTGAAGGATTGGGCAATATCAAGGTCACTTTGGTGGGGTTATAGACTTCCTGTTTGGTATAAAGGTGAGAAAGTTGAAACTATTGATAGTGATGGACAAGTACAATTGAAGTTGAAAGTAAAGGATGATTTAGTTGATCTTGACTTTGCAAACAGAGATTTGGTTAGAGTGCAGATAGAAAACCCTAATTTAGAAAATCCTTCCTTTCAGGAAGGTGCCAGCGCCGAAGGCGATGGCGGAAGGTTAGAATACAAGAACCTTCAGTCACAAGGTGACAGTTTCCTAGGAGGAAGCATTAAAAAGTCTAGAAAAATCTTCAATCCTGAGAATTTTCCATTAGATCGTTCATCCGGACTTCCGTACAATCCTAAATTAACCGACTTAGCATCGGGCAATAGAAAACAGATGAATAAACCAGAAGCTGGAATTTGGACTTTGCTTAAAGCTGATAAATATGGTGTAGATTTTCATAGACAAAAAATTATTGGCAACTATATCGTTGATTTCTTTTGTAATGAATTAGATTTGGTTATTGAAATTGATGGAAATTTACATGATCAAAAATCAGAATATGATACAAAAAGAGATGATTACTTAGAAAAACAAGGTTTAAAAGTCATTCATATTTGGACAAATGATATTTGGAATAATTTAGAAAACATTGATATATATTTGGACAATATAATAAAAGAAAGACAACAAACCTTCAGTCCCGCTTCGCGTGACAGCTTCCTAAAAGGAAGCATCAAGCAAAATCAAAATATTAATGATATAGATTCCTCAAGTCAAGCTTGGATTCAAGACGAGGAAGTCCTAGATACTTGGTTTAGTTCAGGTCAATGGCCATACTTGCAACTCTCAACTTGGGATATGATGGAACTTTACCCAATCGATTGCCTGATGTCAGCTGGAGATTTACTTATAAAGTGGGATTTGATAATGATGATCATGAGTTTGATCAAAGGTCTTGGAACTCCATTCAAAAACTTATATTTAACTGGTCTTCTACTTGGTAAAGATGGAAATAAAATGAGCAAGTCCAAAAAGAACGGAATTCCAATTGAATCAGTTGTAGAAAATTATGGAATTGATAGTTTTAGGATGAATTGTATTTTCAAGGTTGCACCATTTTCAAATTATCAAATAACAGAACAAACTCTGAAAAGTTTCAGAAACTTTAACAACAAAATTTGGAATGCTGCCAAGTTTGTAAATGAATATTGCAAAGTTAATACTGGAGAAGAAACTATAGAATTGAACAATGCAGAAGATATTGAGCTGAAAAACAAGCTTGAAGAATTGAAAAAGCATTATATAGATATGATGGACAATTATAAATTCTGGATAATTTCTGAAGAACTATATTTGAGTTTTTGGAATGAATTTTGTGATAAGTATATAGAAGCGGTGAAAAAGAGAGTAGGTGAATTCGGTAAAGATGATACAAACCTTCTGCCTTCGGCATCTCCCTTATCAATGGAGACTAAAAAGCAATATATCCGATTTACAACTCAAGATGCAAATGAAGCTAGGTCAAATATAAACTTGATATTCAAAGAATACTTGAAAATGCTACATCCCTTTGTTCCATTTGTAACTGAAAGAATTTGGAAAGAAATTGGGGAGAAAGAGATTCTAGTTAGAAGTAGGATTTAA
- a CDS encoding insulinase family protein: MKSKLQTTIKKTNQQNWKDLYQFYKQISSYQDISNISKYCEKHDLYFRKLDNGIKFFATLSSSSDIKTATTKVIYETGSLRDPIGKEGLHHLYEHLSLSMDLEKFASGHAQNINAYTSLSELCTLNMTGIWNSEYPTFGHLETFKYFVKNIFDDNHIDEKFFAEQIAVINGEISESEVNVSRILARHLNKEIFGKDSNRCLEVLGTRKSLLAISYDDVKNFTKSYLGTTNMVVLLYVTGSDADFDKISKEYLKELSKIPKVSQGDYTKDLVLDSVKSLKNLSRRKSVEVPSFKKGLTDVNLLYPMNITAFTKEAIAFGIVAKVISNVFFAKFRKYGLKSYSQSANSSLFDYKYRTLWLSCTIEDEDLSLAEETLMKTLDDILLDQLYIEQAINLQYTNELAFPISKFDNLYDLYYDISVFGDIYMDIEKYKDFRRHLKYADFENVISMIKKTNPYSIHIHQKM, translated from the coding sequence ATGAAATCGAAACTCCAAACAACAATCAAAAAGACAAACCAACAGAATTGGAAAGATTTGTACCAGTTTTACAAGCAAATATCCTCATATCAAGACATTTCAAATATTAGCAAGTATTGCGAAAAACATGATTTGTACTTTCGTAAATTAGACAATGGGATAAAGTTTTTTGCAACGCTATCAAGCTCTTCAGATATAAAGACAGCTACTACAAAGGTTATATACGAAACTGGCAGCTTGAGAGATCCTATAGGCAAGGAGGGTTTGCACCATCTTTACGAACATCTAAGTCTTTCTATGGATCTTGAGAAATTTGCTTCAGGACATGCACAAAATATAAACGCCTATACTTCCCTAAGCGAATTATGTACTTTGAATATGACAGGGATTTGGAATTCTGAGTATCCGACTTTTGGTCATTTGGAAACTTTCAAATACTTTGTGAAAAATATTTTTGATGACAATCATATTGACGAGAAGTTTTTTGCCGAACAAATTGCTGTAATAAATGGAGAAATAAGCGAATCTGAGGTAAATGTTAGCAGGATACTTGCAAGACACCTAAACAAAGAAATCTTTGGCAAAGATTCAAATAGATGCTTAGAGGTACTTGGAACTAGAAAATCTCTTTTAGCTATATCTTATGACGATGTAAAAAACTTCACAAAAAGCTATCTTGGAACTACCAATATGGTTGTGCTACTTTATGTGACTGGATCTGATGCAGATTTTGACAAAATATCTAAAGAATATTTGAAAGAACTATCCAAAATCCCAAAAGTATCACAAGGAGACTATACGAAAGACTTGGTTTTAGATTCAGTGAAAAGCCTGAAAAATCTAAGTAGGAGGAAAAGTGTGGAAGTACCTTCCTTCAAAAAAGGTTTAACTGATGTGAATCTACTATATCCAATGAACATCACTGCATTTACCAAAGAGGCTATTGCATTTGGGATAGTTGCAAAAGTTATTTCAAATGTATTTTTTGCCAAATTTAGAAAGTATGGGTTAAAAAGTTACTCGCAAAGTGCAAATTCATCTCTTTTTGACTATAAATATAGAACATTATGGCTAAGTTGCACAATTGAAGATGAAGATCTTTCTCTAGCTGAAGAGACTTTGATGAAAACTCTAGATGATATCTTGCTTGATCAACTATATATAGAGCAAGCTATAAATTTGCAATACACCAACGAACTTGCTTTTCCAATTAGCAAATTTGATAACTTATATGATCTTTATTATGATATTTCTGTTTTTGGTGATATATATATGGATATTGAAAAATATAAAGATTTTAGGCGACATCTGAAATATGCAGATTTTGAGAATGTAATCAGTATGATAAAAAAGACGAACCCATATTCAATTCATATTCATCAAAAAATGTGA